The following are encoded together in the Plasmodium brasilianum strain Bolivian I chromosome 10, whole genome shotgun sequence genome:
- a CDS encoding hypothetical protein (Plasmodium exported protein) → MNGKIMYFILLKTFIFINFIWTNCALSYMCIFDEYLDNKFRSNRELYSRTNILLSEIEKEENNVRLKSMLIRNQHRNIENEGDNVESGNDGKVEHKDKDRSRTVAKNLVMKCESFMCKTFYVIGNLFEKILHIEHNLIDKCMKFSDSALKKRLNFSACISTALAFILPVVVFLTAIILTILAIYYYESISSMQIGGLLFIYLLVLLMVHVYLYYR, encoded by the exons atgaatggaaaaataatgtattttattctattaaaaacttttatatttatcaattttatttGGACAAATTGTGCTTTAAGTTATATG TGTATCTTTGATGAATATTTAGATAATAAATTCAGATCAAATAGAGAATTATATTCAAGaactaatatattattatcagaAATTGAGAAGGAAGAAAACAATGTAAGATTAAAAAGTATGTTAATTAGAAATCAACATCGCAATATAGAAAATGAAGGTGATAATGTTGAATCAGGAAACGATGGAAAAGTAGAACATAAGGATAAAGATAGATCGAGAACAGTAGCCAAAAATTTAGTTATGAAATGTGAATCCTTTATGTGTAAAACCTTTTATGTGATAGGTAATCTTTTTGAAAAGATACTACATATTGAACATAATCTTATAGATAAATGCATGAAATTCTCAGATTCAGCTCTGAAAAAAcgtttaaatttttcagCTTGTATTAGTACTGCTTTAGCATTTATTCTACCAGTTGTAGTTTTTTTAACTGcaattatattaacaattctagctatttattattatgaaagtATAAGTAGTATGCAAATTGGTGGacttttgtttatttatttattggtACTTTTGATGGTACAtgtgtatttgtattatCGTTAG
- a CDS encoding STP1 protein: MSYIGFGFGAGEFITSKEYKEIKQYIPKEINSLRTETDKQRFRNRCLNLADYFILKKDKPPQYLSKPENWKPTLNNHFKGLFKKLKQHGGCPIIFEQKDKQLLQLTYEADNFCEERKKRKEELDSLKTADNISDNYESKCSKYNEWIDERKSHFDKNKDLVKDSTNIKKLEIKFPKDRKCDIRKAHTFEKINNCSTSNKKLQEKTVTKSNAEGPQDKEKGRVSHDFPITQDKASMQTDFPLQTDSSPHTVPSAKSESVSSVNYPPKTEPEVANAENPSKQAEDSESHDSKTALVSKLTEKLIPPAPSNHSTPVSEVSFDPETTTPYPKASSAPSHSLVSPSISNIPSPPQNPPIQNIASIYAIMGLLKKKKRIRTRQVKFLRLLIPPHSDGKSEFHTDDHLDKPICDDEEIIKKININEHNFEKNVNISHLKKDKSITIIEVHMEVLKECRNEEWELNKGEFLEICLEVFTKETYWTYSNLTNDKLIIENIKSSNNMDEQKILWNKWAEKHRSLSEKLKKEDWFNNLKNEWKSEQAYLKKSEELKKNSSNEIKNVQFVEREKDIWRQWISKKGIIIKEYIEQNWFKELSDELNNLSDVFENEQNTNDVSLIYKEELENKESYEELYKCIKEQFLEKLCTLILMMVIEECKKEEYIEIRESHLDGSINQWKKEGNLNKKLEITENTFHINGDASENRKNKEIHGCAEEHRFRNDIENWIREDSKYVSPIDNDEITNGYVGIAEKSTP, translated from the exons ATG AGCTACATTGGATTTGGTTTTGGAGCAGGAGAATTCATAACCtcaaaagaatataaagaaattaaacaatatattCCAAAAGAAATCAATTCTTTAAGAACAGAGACGGATAAACAACGATTTAGGAATAGATGCTTAAATTTGGCtgattatttcattttgaaaaaggaTAAACCTCCACAATATCTTTCTAAACCAGAAAATTGGAAACCAACACTtaataatcattttaaaGGTCTTTTTAAAAAGCTTAAACAACATGGCGGATGTCCTATAATTTTTGAGCAAAAAGATAAACAACTTTTACAATTAACATATGAAGCAGATAACTTCTgtgaagaaagaaaaaaaagaaaggaagaATTAGATAGCCTTAAAACAGCAGATAATATTTCAGATAATTATGAATCTAAATGTAGCAAATATAATGAATGGATTGATGAAAGAAAGAGtcattttgataaaaataaagatctTGTTAAAGACAGtactaatataaaaaaattagaaataaaatttccaAAAGATAGAAAATGCGATATACGTAAAGCACAcacatttgaaaaaattaataattgcTCAACGTCgaacaaaaaattacaagAAAAAACTGTTACAAAAAGCAATGCTGAAGGACCAcaagataaagaaaaaggaagagtAAGTCATGATTTTCCTATAACTCAAGATAAAGCTTCTATGCAAACGGATTTTCCTCTACAAACAGATTCTTCGCCACACACAGTTCCCTCTGCAAAATCAGAAAGTGTATCTTCAGTTAATTATCCACCTAAAACAGAACCTGAAGTTGCAAATGCAGAAAATCCAAGTAAACAAGCTGAGGACTCAGAATCCCATGATTCAAAAACTGCTTTAGTTTCTAAACTtacagaaaaattaatacctCCTGCTCCATCAAATCACTCAACTCCAGTCTCAGAAGTATCCTTTGACCCTGAAACTACAACACCATACCCTAAGGCATCATCTGCTCCTTCACATTCTCTTGTTTCTCCTTCAATAAGTAATATTCCAA GTCCACCACAAAATCCACCAATCCAAAATATAGCATCTATC TATGCTATAATGgggttattaaaaaaaaaaaaaagaataagaaCAAGACAAGTAAAGTTCCTAAGATTACTAATACCTCCACATTCTGATGGAAAAAGTGAGTTTCATACCGATGATCATTTAGATAAACCAATATGCGATGAcgaagaaattataaaaaaaataaatataaatgaacataacttcgaaaaaaatgtaaatatatcaCACCTAAAAAAAGACAAGTCTATAACTATCATAGAGGTACATATGGAAGTACTAAAAGAATGTAGAAATGAAGAATGGGAATTAAACAAAGGagaatttttagaaatatgcCTAGAAGTTTTCACAAAAGAAACATATTGGACCTATTCTAATTTAACAAATGATAAActaataatagaaaatattaaaagtagCAATAATATGGACGAACAAAAAATTCTATGGAACAAATGGGCAGAAAAACATAGAAGTCTTTCtgaaaaactaaaaaaagaagactggtttaataatttgaaaaatgaatggAAAAGTGAACAAgcttacttaaaaaaaagtgaagaattaaaaaagaactcctcaaatgaaattaaaaatgttcaatttgttgaaagagaaaaagatatatggaGACAGTGGATATCAAAAAAGGgcataattataaaagaatatattgaACAGAATTGGTTTAAGGAATTGTCTGATGAACTCAATAATTTATCAGATGTATTtgaaaatgaacaaaatacaaatgatgtatcattaatatataaagaggaactggaaaataaagaaagttatgaagaattatataaatgtataaaagaACAATTTCTAGAAAAACTGTGTACACTGATTCTTATGATGGTAATAGAAGAATGTAAAAAAGAGGAGTATATAGAAATTAGGGAATCACATTTGGATGGTTCCATAAATCAATGGAAGAAAGAAggaaatttaaataaaaaattagaaattaCAGAAAACACATTTCATATTAACGGCGATGCTTcagaaaatagaaaaaataaagaaattcaCGGATGTGCAGAGGAACACCGTTTTAGAAATGATATAGAAAATTGGATAAGAGAAGATAGCAAATATGTGAGCCCTATAGATAATGATGAGATAACAAACGGATATGTTGGAATTGCAGAAAAAAGTACTCCATAA